The Pelobates fuscus isolate aPelFus1 chromosome 2, aPelFus1.pri, whole genome shotgun sequence genome has a segment encoding these proteins:
- the LOC134585426 gene encoding opsin-5-like, which produces MEQYVSKLHPFVDYGAAIFLMIIAILTIVGNLAVLITAVKCSSQLKSPDLLSINLAVTDFGMAITMYPLAIASAWNHEWFGGDASCLYYALIGFFFGVASMMTLTAMAVIRYIVTSSSTYNRNTIKKKVMYIVITCIWLYALLWAIFPLLGWGRYGPEPFGISCTIAWADFQNSSNGSSFIISMFTLCTLTPAITIIACYSRIAWKLHKTYQAIQNYDKIPNAAKLERKLTLMAVLVSSGFLFAWAPYAAVSFWSMFHSSNYIPPVLTLLPCLFAKSSTAFNPIIYYVFSKSFRQKVKQLKCCCGWRIQSENSGENPAVSVIWTGRDHIQISSIFKITRGIPSNGVGQ; this is translated from the exons CTATTTTGACTATCGTGGGAAATTTAGCCGTGCTGATTACTGCAGTGAAATGTTCTTCTCAACTCAAGTCTCCAGACCTCCTTTCTATAAATTTAGCAGTAACCGATTTCGGCATGGCTATCACCATGTACCCTTTGGCTATTGCCTCGGCCTGGAACCATGAGTGGTTTGGAGGAGATGCGTCCTGTCTTTATTACGCCTTGATAGGGTTCTTCTTTGGCGTGGCCAGCATGATGACGTTAACTGCAATGGCCGTGATTCGGTATATTGTTACCAGTTCATCAACATACAACC gTAACACTATTAAAAAGAAAGTTATGTATATTGTAATAACCTGCATATGGCTGTACGCCTTACTCTGGGCTATATTTCCATTGCTTGGCTGGGGACGTTATGGTCCGGAACCTTTTGGTATATCTTGTACCATAGCTTGGGCTGACTTCCAGAACTCGTCCAATGGATCTTCGTTCATCATCAGCATGTTTACACTGTGTACATTAACCCCGGCCATAACCATCATTGCATGCTACAGCAGGATAGCATGGAAACTCCATAAAACTTATCAAGCAATACAAAATTATGATAAAATACCAAATGCTGCAAAACTGGAGAGAAAACTCACACTG aTGGCGGTACTTGTGAGTTCTGGTTTCCTCTTCGCGTGGGCTCCCTACGCAGCTGTGAGCTTTTGGTCAATGTTTCACTCTAGCAACTACATTCCACCGGTATTAACCCTACTACCCTGCCTTTTTGCCAAGTCCTCCACTGCCTTCAACCCCATAATCTATTATGTTTTCAGCAAATCATTCAGACAAAAAGTTAAGCAACTTAAATGCTGTTGTGGATGGAGGATACAGTCTGAGAACTCAGGAGAAAACCCAGCTGTGTCTGTTATCTGGACAGGCAGAGACCACATCCAGATTTCATCTATTTTTAAAATAACTAGGGGGATTCCCTCAAACGGAGTAGGACAATGA